DNA from Candidatus Latescibacter sp.:
CTCACCCTGGCCGTGTTTCTCCGCCTCGATTCCCGGAAACGCTCCCGGAGTATCGACAAAAGTAATAATCGGGCGTGAAAACTTTTCGGCGAGCTTCATTATCCGGAGCGCCTTACGGTAGCCTTCGGGGGCGGGCATGCCGAAATTCCTCTTGATCCGCTCGTCGTTGTCACGGCCTTTTTGCTGGCCGATAACCGCCACCGCTATCTCGCCGAGCCTGGCAAAACCGGTTACCATCGCCGGGTCATCGCCGGTGAATCGGTCGCCGCGAAGCTCGATGAAATCGGTCATCATCATGGATATATAATCAAGGGTATAGGGACGGTTGGGATGACGGGCAATCTGCACCCGCTGCCAACTGGTAAGCTTGCCGTATATTTCGGAGCTGAGTCGTTTTTCCTGCTCCTCCAGACGGGCGATCTCACTATGGGTGCTTTCCGGATCCTTATTTTCCCATTCCTCAATCTCGCGGATTTTCTGACGGATCTGGCGCAAGGGTTCTTCAAAATCAAGCAGGTACCGTTCAGGCAAAAATCAATCCTCCATAAAGATGCCGATGCCTTATTTTTACTAAA
Protein-coding regions in this window:
- a CDS encoding acetyl-CoA carboxylase carboxyltransferase subunit alpha, whose translation is MPERYLLDFEEPLRQIRQKIREIEEWENKDPESTHSEIARLEEQEKRLSSEIYGKLTSWQRVQIARHPNRPYTLDYISMMMTDFIELRGDRFTGDDPAMVTGFARLGEIAVAVIGQQKGRDNDERIKRNFGMPAPEGYRKALRIMKLAEKFSRPIITFVDTPGAFPGIEAEKHGQGEAIARNLLEMSRLKTPIVVTIIGEGGSGGALGIAVGDHIIMLENSWYSVIAPESCATILMRSTDKKDKFAEELKLTAPELKKLGIIDVIIREPLGGAQNDPAAVAEQLKSDILRSLVQLKAYSPDILVEKRIRKFREMGRWSE